Proteins encoded by one window of Moorella humiferrea:
- the selA gene encoding L-seryl-tRNA(Sec) selenium transferase, which produces MDQLQKRLRQLPAVDQILQHPSLKDLALADHKLAVKCTREVLTAWRNRIRAGMEPPATDELAREIRDKYISDRRGSLRPVINATGTVLHTNLGRAILSEAAAMAAYTAARRYTNLEFDLATGHRGNRYEHVSTLLRELTGAEGALVVNNNAGAVFLSLSALAAGRETIISRGQLVEIGGSFRVPEVMAQSGTRLVEVGTTNKTYLKDYEAAIGPETALLLKVHPSNYRIRGFTHEVTTKELVALGRRYQIPVMEDLGSGVLLNLESYGLQGEPTVQDEVRQGVDLLTFSGDKLLGGPQAGIIVGRQELIAAIARHPLTRALRVDKLTLAALEATLLAYRYPERAVKEIPTLAALTMTPEELQKKAEHLCELLARVLASRARVEVKSITSQAGGGALPLAELPSWGVAVMPEKVETTELAHRLRRTEPAVLVRIQEDALILDVRTLLPGENRELAAALVQAFDLVGLPDGESNNA; this is translated from the coding sequence ATGGATCAGCTCCAAAAACGTCTAAGGCAGCTGCCGGCGGTGGACCAAATATTGCAGCACCCCTCCCTTAAGGATCTGGCCTTGGCTGACCATAAGCTGGCGGTTAAATGCACCCGCGAGGTTTTGACGGCCTGGCGGAACCGTATACGGGCGGGGATGGAGCCGCCGGCAACAGATGAACTGGCCCGGGAGATAAGGGACAAATATATAAGCGACAGGCGGGGAAGTCTGCGCCCCGTCATAAATGCTACGGGCACAGTATTACATACCAACCTAGGACGGGCGATTTTAAGCGAAGCCGCCGCTATGGCAGCCTATACGGCGGCCAGGCGCTATACCAATTTAGAGTTCGATCTAGCAACGGGACACCGCGGCAATCGCTACGAGCATGTCTCCACATTGCTCCGGGAGCTGACAGGCGCCGAAGGAGCCCTGGTGGTCAACAACAACGCCGGTGCCGTTTTTTTAAGCCTTTCCGCCCTTGCCGCCGGGAGGGAAACGATTATTTCCCGCGGCCAGCTGGTCGAAATCGGCGGTTCCTTCAGGGTCCCGGAAGTTATGGCCCAGAGCGGCACCCGGCTGGTGGAAGTAGGGACGACTAATAAAACATACCTTAAGGATTATGAAGCGGCCATAGGACCGGAAACGGCCCTGCTGCTAAAGGTTCACCCCAGCAATTATCGTATCCGGGGTTTTACCCACGAGGTCACGACGAAGGAGCTGGTGGCCCTTGGTCGCCGCTATCAGATTCCCGTAATGGAAGACCTGGGCAGCGGCGTACTCTTGAACCTGGAAAGCTATGGTCTTCAAGGGGAACCGACGGTTCAGGATGAAGTCAGGCAGGGAGTGGATTTGTTAACCTTTAGCGGCGATAAACTTTTAGGTGGGCCCCAGGCCGGAATCATTGTGGGGCGGCAGGAGCTAATAGCGGCCATAGCCCGTCACCCTTTAACCCGCGCCCTGCGGGTCGATAAACTCACCCTTGCCGCCCTCGAGGCCACCCTTTTGGCCTATCGTTATCCTGAAAGGGCCGTAAAGGAAATTCCCACCCTCGCCGCTCTGACCATGACGCCGGAGGAGCTGCAAAAAAAGGCCGAGCACCTGTGTGAGCTCCTGGCAAGAGTTTTGGCATCCCGGGCCAGGGTAGAAGTAAAATCCATTACCTCCCAGGCGGGAGGGGGAGCATTACCGTTAGCTGAGTTGCCTTCCTGGGGTGTAGCCGTTATGCCGGAGAAAGTGGAGACTACAGAGCTGGCCCACCGCCTGCGGCGGACTGAGCCTGCGGTGCTAGTGCGGATTCAGGAAGACGCCTTAATTCTAGATGTCCGCACCCTTTTGCCGGGGGAAAACAGGGAACTGGCCGCGGCCCTGGTGCAGGCCTTTGATCTTGTCGGCTTGCCTGACGGGGAAAGTAATAATGCATGA
- a CDS encoding Hsp20/alpha crystallin family protein, producing MSIGPWRPFSELADFREAMLRNFFTGPWEIGPRFDIYQNDREVVATAELPGLTSRDDVEITATEDTLTVRGEIRRSEETDERDYHRTERFYGTFARTLSLPARVEPEKATATYKNGILEIRLPKGDNQRQRRIPISLH from the coding sequence ATGAGTATCGGGCCCTGGCGCCCCTTCAGCGAGTTGGCCGATTTCCGTGAGGCCATGCTGCGCAACTTCTTTACCGGCCCCTGGGAAATCGGCCCCCGTTTCGATATTTACCAAAACGATAGGGAAGTAGTGGCCACCGCAGAACTGCCGGGCCTTACTTCCCGTGACGACGTCGAAATCACCGCTACCGAAGACACCCTTACCGTGAGGGGTGAAATACGCCGCAGCGAAGAAACCGATGAACGTGACTACCATCGAACCGAACGTTTTTACGGCACATTTGCCCGTACCCTTAGCCTTCCGGCCAGGGTAGAGCCGGAAAAAGCAACGGCAACATACAAAAACGGCATCCTGGAAATCCGTCTCCCCAAAGGGGATAACCAGCGGCAACGGCGTATACCCATCAGTCTCCACTAA